The Populus alba chromosome 13, ASM523922v2, whole genome shotgun sequence genome contains the following window.
tttttattattttctttcatgtttgggcttaattaaaactttattttgagctaaggtccaaggcttgtttggatcaggttatggacttttcagtttagggttttgggccagttttgagtggacctcatataagtccacataaggggtccattagggttaacttttgaagaactatttaaactcatgtaaaccaaaatttcggcagctttgatgattattattctgaatttttcagttttaacgtgtgagagtgattcttgtattctttagttcttgaacgaattaaatctgacttatcaaagattaactgacTTCGTGGTgccattctactcattccaatagtgttggtgccttggggcaggtttccattatgtcacactcctatcagaactatttcggctttctgggatcagatctcaatcttgattgtgggttgcgtgaccacgtgatcacgagattcgtatcagttggtatcagagctaggctccgaaacaaggtcatatctttctgttattatctttttttttctttagttcccttaagtttttcagtgtttgcgtccatcttcttgttcttcgagtctgcgtcatctaagcaaaaaaaaaaaagtttatatttcattcggttactatctctaatcatatcagtttattaaaaagaaaaaaaaaagaaatcgagaaaagagtgattagttgaaatttgaaggatcattcaatttttgccgcagaaacacaaatcttggtgaaccataagcaaaccacttcagaatcaatttaaacttcatcttcagtctattgggggtgagatTGCATCaaattagtgaaccataagcaaaccaccttagaatcaattgaaacttcatattatgtgtattggggatgagatagcaccatatattaaatttgggcttattttgatatcaaattctggaggttttaattggaggttcaattctgctgcaaattgatcatacaaggagtttgggttcctagaaataagagaacgacctataaattgagttttggtgttttcatagtattttaatcatatatattaaattcaaggtcatttggatatcagtttctttaggtttttaaattgggtcttgttttgtcgtaacgagtttgtttggtgttatctttcaaaatttgttttgtttctgttgatttcgttcctgccattatactatcatcatattttgatatttggctgttgtttgagtcattttcatcactttcgtatttgtttgttttttttttttcgataacatctgatccaaacaaaagtcagattcgtaatctcaaatctaaatcagtgttctTCCTGTTATTAACTATATTCTtttcgtcgtcttcttgtttttttttcccctatctgtgtcatgtattcactaagggagaagGAACATAGAAGGATTGTAGATCAATgatgcgaaaaactaagccatggtttgggggttctagaacgagaagttgataagtgtagaagattagtctatgatcttcaagcttaatgggaaaaagaggtacaacatcaaaaggatgaaagaagaaggagagtcactgtggttatcattcaaaagtatgtacgcaagtggttagtatggtgtgcttatttgaaattcttgtcagtcactacttctatacagtgttgttggagaaaggtgtttgCAAAAAGAGAactccgaaggcttaaacaagaggctactgaagtcactaTTAATcttattcaagattcgagggcgaatcttcttgaagagggagggaatgatacagTTCaaccctgtgatacgacccaagtaaggtcagattcggattttggtgtaaaaaacgcaacaatccaggtttacggcaagactcataattctcaatctggcCGTTGGAtcaggctaatattttatgtgaacTCTCCAGACAtctcttactaccttgggttaaacattcaggtcaattggagttcgggaaggaactGCAATACTGGTtaacagaggctgtacgaattttgttatttacttccatttgacttgtgaacttcctatttggttatgattcttttcctacaaggatgtggcagcttgttttgagaatttcctagttccacaaggatctttaatgagctgcaatataatctacaagtgtggcagtaattcattaatgtttcggaatccttttcttataaggattccttattcatcctagctacacaaggaaagaagggctggtggtatttaataacatattagttatttttattattttttttcatgtttgagcTTAATTAAAACATTGTTCTGAGCTAAGGTcgaaggcttgtttggatcaggttatgggtttttcagtttagggttttgggccagttttgagtggacctcatataagtctacataaggggtccattagggttaacttttaaagaactatttaaattcatgtaagccaaaatttcggcaactttgatgattattattctgaatttttcagttttaacgtgtgagagtgattcttgcattcttcagttcttgaacgaattgaatttgacttatcgaagattaattggcttcgtggcgtcattctactcattccaatagtgttggtgctttggggcaggttttcattgtgtcacactcctatcagatcTATTTCGACTTTCCGGGATCAAATcttaatcttgattgtgggttgcgtgaccatatGATCATGAGGTTCACATCATTTAGTCTTCATTTTCTGCTTGGGGTCGGCTACAAGCTTATTTAAGCTATTCCAAGCTTTTTTTAGTTGCAGACATATGGAGAGGATAGTAACTGAGAAATGACAGGCGTATAGGGTTCTTGTTTCTgcacttttcctttttctttttgttttcttgttctttctaATTAGGTTCGGCCGCGCCACCAAAGCTCAACGCAGTTAACTGCTCTGCACTTTAGCACTCTGCAACGACGTGAATTGTCCCTTCAGCAAGCAATAACCCAAAGTGATCGGGTTTTTTCCGGGTTATTTTTTTACAGAAGACTAACAATGCTTGAAGCTGAAAAGAGTAATTCGATAGTCTTTTGTTACATGTTTTCCAGCAAAGCAATGTTTATAGATGCAGAAGAAATAAGTGAGAAACACTTTAAATAGAACAGGAAATTGTACATTAATATATTGCAAATGCTTAGAGAGAAGCCTTATTGAAGTAGTGATATAGGAGACATCAAACACATATATAGGACAACTTGACTGCAACACCAGATAGGTATACTTGGTAAATGGAAGATAAAGTAAGTACTTGTAGAGTGGATAATAAGCCTGCGGCCCCAAGAAACTTGTGGAGTCATCTCAGGAAGCTGTAGAAGGCCTGACCAATTGCTCATAGACATAGTTAATCATTCTGGATTTGGATTTCACACTGCTGAGCCACTATATTTCCTTGCAGCCTCTCTGCTGTCAATGGTTGGTGTGTAACTGTCATCTCTTGCATATGGCCTGGATGAATAATTGAAGTTGCCATATCGCCTTGCAGCTTCCTTGCTGTCAATGGTTTTTGCATGGGTTGGTTCTCTATACCGGGATGGTGGAGAAGTAGAGAAAGAAGGTTTTGCAGCTTGTCTCAGTAATTCCACAGCTGCACTGATATCATTTGTTGCTCCAGAGAGGGTAGCATTGGGTGGTGCAGCCCATGTTGAATGACTTGGCCTTGCCCACCCACCACTGGTGTTCATGGTTGGTTCCATGTTGCTACCTTGTTTGCGGTAATAATCATCGTAGTTGTCATTTCGATGTGCATTAACGCCGGGCTTTAGCAAGTCTTTGTTGCTGAAACCACTGTGCTCATCGTAGCCATCAGTGTAGCCATCATAGCCTGTGGGTTTTGGGGTCGGGCGCCGGTATGAAGCATCCCAAGGGGCACGTTCCTTGGGTCGGCTAGCCTCAATTTGCACTTTGGTGATGAATTCCTCAACTTTTGGAGGGCGACCATCAACTGAAGCCAGACGGAACTTATTCTCAGCAACAGGATTTTCCTCTGACCAGCGAGGGACCATCTTGTGTTCATACTCCACAGGTGGATGAACATGCTGTTGATAATACGTCTCAGTTTTTGTAACATAGTGATCTGCATTTTGATCAGCACGGTAAGAGATAACAGGCCTTTTCCTCCCATTAGCATCAATGATGACTGGTCGGCACACATGATCAGGAACATAGCCTGTTTTGCTCCCATAATCATCAGAGCAGCCATAATCATCAGAGGTGGGTGGGTCGTAGCTGGAGTAGCCCCTATACGAGTAACCAAACCCGGCCATCACTCAGCTTTGTGTAGGAACTTCTTCCCTTAAAAGACTCTAAGCTCAAGCACTTGGATTCCTTTTCTTGCATATGAAAGGTGTTGGACCTTCTTCTTTTATAGAAAATCTGGGCTCTCCTGCTCAAATGAATGATGTAAGGTTCACCTGTACAATGAGTAAGAGGATCCTATGCTGTCTTTTTCTTTGCACTCGAGATTCCCTTAAAGTTCAATCCACCAAGAAACTTGCTGCAGAATCATATTCTAAGCATTTCATGAGAGTGAACTCCGATGCTTTCTCATGGGAAAAGTTGTTTTGATAGGAGGGCGCTCCTTGAGGACGAAGATTGCAGAATATATGGTGTCCCCAAACAAGAataaaggagaaagaagaaggataAGAGAATCACTTTTGCTTTGCCTGCCTGTGAAATATATAGTTGTAAACCATTTTAATCAGCCACCAAGAAAGAGGAAAGAACAGACTTCTGGTGAGACAGGGACTTGGGAAGTCTAGATTCTACCGTAAAAATGGCAATATCCACAACTTGAACGAAATTGAAACTGAGGCACAGGAGCTACAGCTAGAAGCCTCAATGTTTTTCTTTACTAATTACTGACGGGACTGAACAAAGTGATGCAGGAGATTCTGGGGATCTCTAACGTATATTATATGGATTTGTTGCAAGTCTAACtgtgtcttttctttttggaattgTAATATAGGTTCTTTTTGTCTAgaaatgtgttttgtttttgtttttttaaaagtttatttccgacatcaagacatcaaaatgacaaaaaaacacaaaaaattcagggttttcttttcttttcaacataGATTGGCCAAATACCAATGGTAGGTTATTTCCAGAAAAgttttttaacaatatcattcaaacttttattttttttgtgtgagaaAAGCATCTCGTGAAGGATTCTCTCAAGCCCTTCACGTTTTATGCCTTCCGACTAGTTTTTCCTTCAGGCCGCATCACGGAAAGCTTCTCCAACTTTGGTTTTTCACCATGTTTTCTGGACACATGGAATAACACTGAACACGAGGATATTAAAAGTCTGAAGAATCGCATTCTGCTCATCCTGGACTGCGACCTCCATTACTCGCAGGACCATTGAAGTCCTGCTCTAGTTTCAATTCCAGACAAACTTGTCTTCTTAATTTTCTCCAACTTGTGCAGAATTCTGAATATCTACGCAGCAAGGAAAAGTAGGAGGTTCGTTCTTCGGCTCCGCTGAAAATTGCTATTCCCTCGTCGTTATTCTGGGAGTGTGGAAAAAcgtgtttttcaaaaattttaatttttttttctgaattaatttttaaaaatttgatgttatgatataaaaaattaaatttaaaagttaaaaaaatattattttaaaatatttctaaacatATTCTTGTCAAAAGAGAATGCTAGCTTTCCAACTAATGTCTTCCTGACATGCACGTTTGCTTGTGAAAGCATAATGCAGGAACATTTGCTTTCGCAGTTGACAAGAGACATTTGGAATTGCGTTAAACgtttcatacaaaaatatttatttttatatttttaaattattttgatgtaagaataatttttttaaaaataataatatttccaaACAATTCAATATAGAACACTGTGTGTCTCCCTGCTTAGATTTTATGATGATTTCCGCATGCGCATGAAAGAACATAGTTTGTCTTTTCACGTGAAACAGAGAAAAACACGAAACCATTGTTAGCACCACCAACCAAAGAGTTTAAATGGGAACCTGCCATGGCTGATTCTGCGGGTAAGTTTAATTTGTCAAGAGTTGCAAATCATAAAGAATTGAATGGTCTTTCTTCAATATCATTTTAGGTGATGTTGTACCAGGTAACGAGAATCACAAGACAAGCGTTAAGAAAATGACCACCTCGTAGGTGCAGATTGTCCAATTTTGTCTCTAAAATCTCCAGATTGTCACAgtatcatcattttttcatcAGCTACTGTCAGTAGTCTGAATGCCACCAAGATCACATAAACATAATCTGGATAGTTAGAAATGAAAATTTGTCATTGCTCACCCTTTATGTCATTGATTCCATCCATAAAACTGGTACGGACAGTGATGCAAAGTTTCATAGAATGTAACGGGATGTAGTGTATCTGCAACGAGAGAGAATCGAttgacattttttatattacattaGAGTCTACTAAATCTGCACAAAAAATGTCTGAGACTGCAATACTGAGCACACTAACAACTAAATCTTGCTCTATCCCCCCAccctttttatttccttctgcTATTTGTCAACTATCAGAACCTGGAAAAGAGCACCATATGCTTCACACTTGGAATTGTTTCTATACATCAATCAGCTTAAAGCATCAATGGCGGTAACGATTTCAAGTCCGCCAAGTGCCCtgtctttatattttctaaggGTCAAATGCTGGAACTTCAGGCAAAGGAGAGTAGAATGCACGATATATTGTTCTATCAATGATACTCCTATAGGGATCCTCTTCTCGCTTCTTCAACAAGTAGGCGATACTGTTTTGGACTTCAGATTTTACATGCAAGTACATCTGGTTTGCATTTTCTTTGTCCTCCAGCATCTCTTTCATTCCCTCTGTTTTTACGGGCTTcccaaacagaaaataaaagcgGCCAGGTATCTTAGGTAAAAGCCCAGGGATGAATAAATCTGTACTGGCTACCTCCCCTTTGCTTTCGTCCCTGTGATCAGATTCAGATCATAGTCAACGCCAAAGCAATGAAAAACCAGCAGCACCTTAGGCTACTTTCAATTACAAGGGAGTAACTGTCATTGCATGATTTACAAGGAAAATGTTAATCACCTCACTCTAGAACTTTTGCTCTTAAGGTCTCTGACGAAGTCATTAAGTAACGGGATTTTCATCAAGTCATGGTAATCTAGAGCCAACTGCAACACAGAAAAAGGAAATCTTTTCATGATGACCATATATTTCAAAGCCAAGtctggaaaagaaagaaaataaagatggCTAAAACCAGTTATTTATTCCTTCCCCAACAAGAATTTGAATATAGAAAGATGCGTATATTGAAAGATTTTGCAATGTGATGTACTGAACTGATAAAAATGTTTCAACCATCAAAAGAAGGCTCGTGgactatatatataagaaactgACGTAAATAAAATCCAAAGCTTACTTCTGCGATATCATCTTCTCCTACAGTTCCAAATGGTACAATTGTGGCCCCAAACCTTGCTGCCATTCTCACAAATTCAGGTTGATCAGGCCAAATTAACTTGTATGCTTCACCCTGCAAATTAAAGAAGCATGAGACTAAAGATGTCGCAAACATTTGGGAAAATATAACGTAATAGTTAAAAAGACCAAATAAGGCATTGTGTTTTGATGCGTGTGATGTCTTCGCACAGGAGGAAGGTTCAGAGTTGTCCAATTTCACAGTATTCCAGAGAAAAGTATGGAGGTGACTTAGCTAGTGCCTTTGAAGGTGGTCAGAGGTCTAGGCAGTGCTGACCAGGTGGAAGCCAATGTGATTTGGGCAAAGAGTACTTACACATTTAGACTGCAAATATTTTAGATGGTTCCCAAAACTGACACTACATCTTCATGTTATcacttgttttaaaaattgaaatgaagaaGATATTCACCATACAAAATTACGAAACTTCTAGAATGtatgatttttagattttaaaaagaacTTGTTGAAATGAAAACAAGGAACTCAACAGCTGGCATACCTTGTAATGCAGAGCCTCTCGTTGACCTCCAGGATAAAGAAGCACATGTGATTTTGTTGAAAGCAATTTGAAAAGATTGCTTGCCGTGACAGGTACTGCACCCATTACTTTCATCCAGTCAGATATAGAAAATTCAGTAGATGAACCCTCCATAATCTCTGAAAATAGGTCAGGGTGCGCTATGCCACGAACCATAATATTCTTCTCTCTCAAGAATTCTTCTACAAGAGAGTAAATTTCAAGTCCCATCAGCATGTGGTAGCCAATAAATATGACAGGACCTTCATCTGGAACTCCAGCAAGACCTTTCACTATCTTGCCATCATCCAGAGTGGAGAACACAGCTGAGCAAGTAGCTAAGCGGAGCAACCTGGAAATCACATGATTCTAATACGATCAGCTTGAGCCACACCTAGACAAACTTTTAGGACATGAGATGCaacataaaaaaagttgttcATGTTGGTCCGCAGGGAAGCCCAAACTGTGAGAACTAAGTCTAGGATTTAGACCAAGCTCCTTTCCAGTCAGCATAATTCATATAATTCATAAATCAAGCAACATCTGTGGTATATTTTCTAACAACTTTAGGGTTGTTGTCTGCttcaatataattttcttaGGGATCTACTCATGAAGAGAGGACATTGTTTGTATGGTTGAGGGAACTACGAGagaattttattatcatttttttccgCTTAAACTTAATGTGAAATAACAGAATAAAGCAGCAATTTATCAACAATAACAGCTTTGTGCTAGTATGCATCAATGTTTAATGGAATTTCTAATCGAGAAGAttaagaagaaagagagaggagagaatgCCAATATCAAACAGACACACCAGGCTTACACCCGGGATGGGAGGGGTTATTGATGGCGGGGTTGTTTCTCTTGTTGTGTAACCCTACCAGCAGAAGAGAAGAGGAAAgggaaagaagatgaagaaatggaGAGTGAACAGTGATGCCCATACAAAGtaggggtgagtaaaaaaaccgaaaaactgattaaaccgagaaaaccgaaaaaaaaataactaaaaaaactgaaccgtgaaaaaaaattacatataacaAATTGCTTAGCTGACTTACCCAGTGACTTCACCAAATGCACATTTGAATTCAGACATGCTTGGTGGCAGAAAGTCAGAGACTAAATCAAGCCTCCTTGAGCGACGGTATTTGCAAGTACCTTTGATAATTGTAAGCAAATTAAGACCATCTTCCTGCAAATGCAATGAAAAGAAGAAGTCATGTTTGTCTTCCAAAAATGAATTAGCGTTAAGGAAATAAAGCTTCACTGCACAGAGCATCAAAACATACAATTTATGGACgcaataaatgtttattttggtGGGTTACTAAGTTTCTAAACACTGGTTTCACAAGATTGACCTCTTTTCGGAAAACCAAGGTCGAGGAGTTACAGGAAATGATGGTATGTGCTTTCACTCCAAGAACTACCTCATCAATGGAATCATTGAATCTAGCATACATGATAGACGGTAAACATAACACAAAGTAGGGTCATTTAAAATGATGATACAAATCCTCAAACCAATAATGAACCGGTCAATTAATATGATGATACATGAACGTGttttatttacaattagaaAGTCGTTCAAAATTTTTTGTGATCAGAAGCCTGTTGATTTGAAAGAGCCATTTAAGATACAGACTTACCTACACAGTTACCCTACTTATTTTAGATACAAGGATACGCCACTTTTTTTCACTTACCATTAGCATGGAATGCCCATTGTCCTTGAAGTAACGAACTTTGCAGTTCTTTAATGAACTTTTAAGACGGCGAGCTTCATCTTTACTAGGAAGCAAGTTATCATTTCCACTGCAATACAAATACAGCACTATCTTCAACATCCATCAATATTAACCAATTTGAGAGTAAGTCACATATGGAATCTCAAAAGAAATCAGTCATTGAGAAGAAAAACTTGACCAAAGAAATGCTCCTTTCCTACAAGACATAAAAACATCATCCAAACACAAATATTTGGATAGTTTATTGCAAATCATAGATGTGTTACAGTTATTAATATCACATAGCAAATCACAGCATATTCAAAGGCATCATGGGTTTACAGGTAACTAGGCAAATAATTTGTTGAGCATTCAAAGGCATCACGGGGTCTAGAGGTAACTAGGGCACATAAATGTGCAGAGTGCAGAACCTGCAGGATTCCACTAACGCATGGGAAAGGGCAACTTTGTTCATATATGTTAAGGCCCCTCGTATAGATGTTTATGAAGCATAGTATCCACTAGTTATGGGCTTCAGAGAGAGAACTAcaacaaggaaaataaatgcGGCATGCTTGATTCTCTTTCATATGCCAGGCTCTATATATTTACAAAAGCTGCAGAAAATTTTATTCGGAGACTCTATGCTTTCTATAGGTCAAGCAAGGCTCAACTTACTATTTTCCCTCttgaaatagaaataaaaacaaaaaaaatatgtaacatAGCACAGTAATTACAGATGTAGCATTATCAGTGATAATCTTGATGCAGTAACAATTAGCAGAGATGTTCAAGGACCATTCAGATAACATAAGATATACAATGAAAAGAGAGGCAACAACTTATGAACAGAAATTGTGTAAAGGAATCGCATTAACTGTAGTGAGAATAAAAACCTGGCAAGTACTAGCACTTCAGCTTTTACAGCATGAAGACGGGAATTAGCATAAGCAGCAGCAGATTTAAGCAGTTTCAATCTCCAAATAAGAGTCTCCTTTGGAATGATATCAGACAAAACCTGGAATGAACATAACAAACAATACTAGaagttaaaataaatctaaagaaAGGATTGGCCAGAAAACAAACCAGAGGCACATGAGGAGAATCTCACAGCATGTATTGTTGGTGTGTGCGTGTGTATCTATGTTAGCATCATGATACTATAATTAACTTGGATCACCAAAGCAAGCATGGTGAATCATTGAAAACTGGTGGGAATACTTGAGAATAATTAGCACGTGATTGCCACATGCTGAGTAAATCGTGATAAGTAGAGTTATGATCAAAGTGAGAGGACAAAGCATATTGCAGCTACCTAATATCTTCCAGAAAGATGGAGGGGATACTAGGACATGGTGAATTAGACACCCACAGATAACCATTGCACAAACTAAAATTTGTATATTAGAGAGGACTGGCATGATTTGACATTAGTTAATATATGTAAGTCGAAGATATTACACAATCTTCTTtggatatcaaaataataggtTAGATCTAGagcatttttttagtgttttaataaTCATTCCTATCCAAGTAAATGAATCAAACCAATAAATTTCACAAAGAACTTTcctttaataatgaaaaaaaatgatatatttaccTAATCATACAATAGCTTCAAATGATAATATGAAATTTCATCTATTAATGCATTCCTATCCAAGTAAATGAATCAAACCAATAAATTTCACAAAGAACTTTCccttaataatgaaaaaaatgacataTTTACCTAATCATACAATAACTTCAAATGATAATATGAAATTTCATCTATTAATGCATTTATCCCCTTAAAGACAGTGTCCTGTTTCTTACTCAGATATTACTTCAACAACTGACACTTTTACATGATTAATAATATTACCAAAATGCAGATCATTATTTCAGTCAACCAGTTCTGACAATTAAGCAGTTCAACATTTCACACAACCCAACAGAAAGTTCGTTTGACTGTCATTTTGTTCcttatcataatcttataaaTTGGCCCTAACAAGCTTTCATAAACACTACCATCTTGCCCACTATTACCATGAGCATAACTTCTATCCAGACTACTGATCTTGGTTAGGGACTAGGGAGGAAAATATTATCATATGACCTTAAATACTGAATAAGTGTATTTTTCTATTCTATATCACACaataaaatacaagaaagtCTACTGCTTTATATTTATAGTGTTTCTTAATTTAGCTATTCATAACAGTAACTTACTGGGAGGAAGGGTGCAAATAAGACAAGACAAGACAAAACACAAGGGAAAAAAGTGCAAAAGCTAAGCAGTGTTCATGTTTCTTACAGAAACAGAAGGTAGCAAAGCAGTAAGATTGTGATACAATTGTTGAAATTGTAGTCTAGGAGGAAGCTTGTATTCGATATTGGCCATTGCCATCTTTAATGGATTACCTGAAGTCACAAAAAagaacaatcaaacaacaagaTAAAGAAATGATTCCATGACAAAcaaacaagggaaaaaaaagaagcaaaaagtaACAGTAAAAAAGCTACAGAATTTGTACCGGTAACAAAGCCAACAAGATAGGGAAATACATCGTCTAATTCATCAGGCAAGGCCTCCAAAAGAGGGAGTAAAGGAAGCTGTGACCTGCTAAATGATGTAGCTGAAATAAAATGCTAGGGACGTCAGACTACCTCTTAGGTTATCATCCAAAGATCTTGAATCAGAAAGTTATTAGCAGTATGTAGAGAACAAAATACTGCAAACTCACCTGGGTTAACTAGTATAAGTACGAGGTCAATTATAGGATTACGGGCAGCAACAGCAAGTGCTAAACATGCTCCAAAGGACTCCCCCACTAGATAAATGGGCTTATTTGGAGATGAAGCATGCTCAAGCCTCACAGTTTCCTCAACAATTTTCACCAGCCCTGCAGGCAATACATCATGGTGAGTTAGTGATAGGTAACAAGCTTAAtttaagagaaaaggaaacaCAGTTGCCATGTCCCaacaccaaaaaagaagaagaagaagcatgagGATCACATCTGCAAGCAAACATGCACATTGCCAAGGGACTTGAAGAACCATACAGGACCATTGCAAATGAATATTTCCAGaaatatattcatacatagTAACTTAGCAGATAAAAGATAATGGATATGAGCTTCATAGCTCTAGTATTAGAACTCTTAATTAGAAAAAAGTCAGCCATTCATTCTGGTACTAAGAATCCATGCAAAAGAGTGAAGAAGCCAAGATAGCAAAGATCTGACTAGCAAACCTATCTTCTCAAACCTCCGTTGGTGTAACCATTCTCCAATGGAAATAAGATACTCACCATAGAGGTTTCTAAGAAGTGTACCGAAGATCCATAGAAATATTTCTGCAATagctttttttctcaataatcaCGATTAATCAGTGTTTTTCATATCTAGAGTATTAAACCGAATAAACTTAATCCAATGAACTACCCGGTGCTTTTATTAATAGGATTGAAggcagaatattttttaaaatattttaattagaatagGTGTAAGTGTTACCTGAATCATAGAAAATAAGCATTTGGAAATTAGAGACACACAAGCAGTAAATACAGCAATCCTTGCATTATCAAAAGGTAAAAATACACGTGTTTAAGTAATGTATAAAACAAaccttgttttaaaaattagttgtcAATCTATTTTCACATGGGTTGTCATGTTATCATAAGAAATCTCAACTCAAAACGTTTGCTAAATTATCAATGCAAATGAATtgctatataataattaaaaaaaaaggaataccGATGAATTTAGAGGCCTTGAAGACCATACCTTCAAATGT
Protein-coding sequences here:
- the LOC118053272 gene encoding phytyl ester synthase 1, chloroplastic-like, with product MASIFTCNISPYVALNSGNKPRFGVRAQSLGGGDSTVLSSDEIVVNGTSFVGTKEKNGALIDGGSGEKVKNGTLIDGGKNGRLKPRIDKKWVKDAVFKDLELLWDDGHGTKTVKDYLEGAKEIIKPDGGPPRWFCPAECGKPLKDSPVLLFLPGLDGVGLGLALHHKALGKAFEVRCLHIPVYDRTTFEGLVKIVEETVRLEHASSPNKPIYLVGESFGACLALAVAARNPIIDLVLILVNPATSFSRSQLPLLPLLEALPDELDDVFPYLVGFVTGNPLKMAMANIEYKLPPRLQFQQLYHNLTALLPSVSVLSDIIPKETLIWRLKLLKSAAAYANSRLHAVKAEVLVLASGNDNLLPSKDEARRLKSSLKNCKVRYFKDNGHSMLMEDGLNLLTIIKGTCKYRRSRRLDLVSDFLPPSMSEFKCAFGEVTGLLRLATCSAVFSTLDDGKIVKGLAGVPDEGPVIFIGYHMLMGLEIYSLVEEFLREKNIMVRGIAHPDLFSEIMEGSSTEFSISDWMKVMGAVPVTASNLFKLLSTKSHVLLYPGGQREALHYKGEAYKLIWPDQPEFVRMAARFGATIVPFGTVGEDDIAELALDYHDLMKIPLLNDFVRDLKSKSSRVRDESKGEVASTDLFIPGLLPKIPGRFYFLFGKPVKTEGMKEMLEDKENANQMYLHVKSEVQNSIAYLLKKREEDPYRSIIDRTIYRAFYSPLPEVPAFDP
- the LOC118053274 gene encoding uncharacterized protein, giving the protein MAGFGYSYRGYSSYDPPTSDDYGCSDDYGSKTGYVPDHVCRPVIIDANGRKRPVISYRADQNADHYVTKTETYYQQHVHPPVEYEHKMVPRWSEENPVAENKFRLASVDGRPPKVEEFITKVQIEASRPKERAPWDASYRRPTPKPTGYDGYTDGYDEHSGFSNKDLLKPGVNAHRNDNYDDYYRKQGSNMEPTMNTSGGWARPSHSTWAAPPNATLSGATNDISAAVELLRQAAKPSFSTSPPSRYREPTHAKTIDSKEAARRYGNFNYSSRPYARDDSYTPTIDSREAARKYSGSAV